From the genome of Nicotiana sylvestris chromosome 1, ASM39365v2, whole genome shotgun sequence:
tgttgtggttTTTCTTGCTCAGTTTTCCTTGTatctctctccctgaagtgattcttagcccgatcacttagaaattctcgaaggtggccTTCGTTGAACAACCGAGCCACTTCTTCCCTTAGCTGTCTGCTATCTTCTGTCCGATATCCATGTgtaccatgatacttgcacatcaagttcGGGTTCCTTTGGGAAGGATCGGTCTGTATTGGCCTGGGCCGCTTGGTGTCTTTAATTCTCCCAATACCGGAGACAATCCCAGATGCATCGACActaaagttgtattctgataatcgAGGAGCTTCTGTGGGGTCGGAATGTTTTTCAAAACCTCTTTTTCTCATGAGTCCCCGAGagctttgacctcgatcatttcttcGATCACTCCGAGGAATGTTGCGGCTCGGGCCACTGTTCTTTCTATCGGCATATGGCTGATATCGCTCTTTATTGAATCTCGGTTCCTGGTCTGTGTCCCTCGAGGGCTTGACTGCGAATCTGTTAAGATACACtgaacccgagggggctcccaactggtcgttCTCGACTCTGATCTTTGACCGATAACGATTGTGCACATCCGACCATGTCACAGCAGGATATTCAATCAAGTTCTGCTTTAACTGCCGATAAGCGATCGAACTCCTTTCATTCAGAACTTGCATAAAGGCATGCATTGCCCAGTCATCGAAGACCGTAGGTAATTCCATTCTTTCCATCTGAAGTTGGGACACGAACTCCCTCAGCATCTCGCTATGCCTTTGCTTAATTTTGAAGACGTTCAATTTCCTCGgggccacctttatggccccgacgTGGGCTTTAACGAAGGCGTCAGGTTGATTGTCAATTAGAAGAGCGAGAACAAAACCTAAATAGTCATTAGTCATCTAGATGAAATAAAACTACCACATAGATCCTTGGGCTAGGGATGCGCATATTTCGAGTAAAATCGATAATtcgaattaaaaaaaatatttttattttatcgaTATTAAGTTATTAGTTTGTGCAGTAACAATTTAACATTATAATGATATGATCCATTTGATTTTCTTGAATTACAAACTTTCGAACATTGTTATCACTAATCATTAGATTATATAGTCAACGTTAGTCTTAGTTACATTATCTTTATACATTTGAGTAAAAAGGATTACTATTATTCTCTTTGTCTTATTCCTACAAAGGTtagattgatgatttattttttagtctatttcaaaaaataataatttttttaaatttaataagTAATATTTAATTTATAAGTAGGAAAAGTAAAATACTTGCCTTTGATGTAAGATTCCATTATTCTCACTAAACCATAGTTTTCTTTCAGTAATTCGAATTTCTAGAAAAAGTAAATAAATGAAAACTAGGAAAGAGGTCTTGAGTCGGTTTAGGAGCTTTCCAACTCAATTAAGGATTCTAATTCCTAATTAAGAGGGTTTTTATCTCTATAAATACACTCATTATATTCTTCTCCCAAATTCTCACATCAATTCACATAATTTCCTTCTCCTTCTACTTTTGCTCTTCTTTTTCAAAAAGaatttgtttaattttttttttcaagtatGGCAATTCTCTCTGAGTATACTGAAGAAAATCAAGAACAACCTATGAAGTCTATcgaaaaagaacaagaaaaatcttcttcttcagcaccaaaagaagaagaaaattcatCTTCACGCccaaaagaaggagaaaacaaGAAACTAAAGCCAAACAAGTCCAATGGTCTTGACATGAAGAATTATTCATGGGGACAATCTCTTCAAGAAGTTACCATCAATGTCCCAGTTCCCCCTGGTAAGATTTTTCAATAGTTTATACATTAAATTTTTTTGTATTTACTGTTTTTTATTCAAAACTTGaatttaaatataaaaaaagtTTACATTTGTAACCGTTTCTTTGGATGGTTGTTGCGTATTATATCATAttgtattgttattttaaatataatatttgttttgattgttattttAGTTTTATTGTATCATATCTTACATCCGTTGTTACATAAGAATATTGTTACCTTACTTTTGCTTTGTCCTAAGTTCTTTTACCCTTCATCCTAACTTTTAATGATTACGCTACCAGATACTttactttttctttataatattgtacGCCTATTTTTTAAATGTTGGAGTGTGAATTTATGAGACGATAAAAAAGGATACAATCTATTCAAACATTATATAGATTAaaacaatacaatataatacgatacaatacattaAGAAACGAtacataacaaccatccaaacaaaatGTAAGTTATTGTAGGTCTTTTAATCTTACCTTGtgttattttactttttatcAGGTACAAAATCAAGATTCTTGGTTGTTGAAATCAAGAATAATTCCCTCAAAGTTGGACTCAAAGGTCAACCATTAATAATAGATGGTGAATATTTCAAATCAGTGAAAGCTGATGAATGTTATTGGAGTTTAGAAGATCAGCAAGAAATTTCAATTCTTCTAACTAAACAAAACAAATCTGATTGGTGGAAAAGTTTATTCAAAGGTGGACCAGAAATTGACACACAAAAAGTAGAACCAGAACCTAGTAAATTGTCTGATTTGGACACAGAGACAAGGGCAGCAGTTGAAAAAATGATGTTTGATCAAAGACAAAAGCAGATGGGACTTCCAACAAGTGAGGAAATTACAAATCAAGATATGCTTAAGAAATTTATGGAACAAAATCCTGATATGGCTAAAAATTTTGCTAATGCTAAGATGATGGGCATGGGCTAATTGCATGGAAATTCACTACTAAAAATCAGGAATTAGAGACGGACAAATTCTGCAGTCTAACAAAAAAATTCGTCCGAGCGATTTAGCGACAAAATTCATAgctaattctattttttggtagtgattttatttttgctgatttttttttaatctctagttgatttagtttttattttattttattattgtagTATGAGAGATTGGAATTATGGCTGGAGTGTGTCTTTGGATTTCCTAGGGCTTTATTACTTGGTCAATGCTTAAATTAATTAATCTTAATTTTTTTCCCTATTGATTCATTTTAGTTTTGGAATTTGATCCTATGATGAATTTATTTCGACTATTTCTCTTGCTTGATTTTCTTCTTAATGTCTATTAGATTCATATTTTTTTATACTAGTATGAGAGATTGGAACTATTGTTGGAATTTTTCTTTGGATTTGGTGTGGCTTTATTGTTTGGTCAATGCATAAATCAATTACTCTTAATTTCTTCGATGATTCATATGATTAGTTTTGGAATTTAATCTTGCGGTAATGTTAGTATTAACTTTTCTTTTGCTGAATTGTTTTTTCATCTCTACTAGGTTtagattttttttcttcatacTAGGGTAGGGTAAGAACTTGGAATTGAATGGTAACCTTGGAGCAACGGTAGTTATCTCTAAATGATATAtcggtcacgggttcgagccgtgaaatcTATCATATGTTTCCATCAAGTTAAGATAGATCTGATAAAACATCATCTTTATAAACAATGCATAGCGaggaaaacaaataaaaagaagTGGTTACTATAATTTATTCAACGCATACATATTTCAAAATTCTACTAAGGCATCTTGCATATTTTCCCATAAAACCAAAATCATGAGATTTGAAGCTGATAACTCATTAAGCATAAAATTAAGAAGAATAACTCAAATAGCCGTCCACCTAATCGTTTAAGCCGCATACCTAAtcgcttaaattaaaaatagcccgCGGATATATCatatatgtataattcatgtATCATATGTGTATAACTATGTATAATCATTATATCTAGCCAATTAGTGTTAAAATCCCTACAATTATAGCACATTCACTaaggaagaagaagcaaaatAACCAACACCATATTTTATACTCAATCCATGAAATCTCATAAAGCATGTATAGAACCTCATATCTTGAAAATTCTACAATTTCATGAATTCCCCAAGGATTTACTATATATCTTACTGGTTCACTTGCAGTAATTATTATATAATCTATCTATGCCggctaaaaaaaaaaatattaaatatggCCGATTACTTGTGTTAAAATCCCTAAAATTAAAGCACATTCACTAAGGAAGACGAAGCAAAATAACCATAGCACCATATTTTATACTCAATCCATGAAATTTCATAAAGAATACAACATCATATATATCATGAAAATGCTACAATTTCATGAACTCGCTAAGGATTTGCAATATATCTTACTGGCTCACTTGCAACATATTTTACTGGCTCACTTGCAATATATCTCACCGGCTCACTTGCAACATATCTTACTGGCTCACTTGCAATATATCTCGTTGGTTCACTTGCGACATGTCTACTTGAGTCATCGTCCCATACGAAGAGCTCACATTTACCTGCAAGCAACATACACATTCCTTCTTCATGTACTCTCCAATTACATACCTCATTAGTGTGACATATTTCAGTGTCATTAAAATTAAACAAGTCGAAAAACCCGTGTTTATTCCCTAATTTAATGGCACAAGAAAGAGTGTTATTTCCTCCTTGAACAATAGGTATATAGAATTTATCAGTCCATCCTGGTTTCATCGAGTAGTCGCCACGATCTTCTCCATATATATAACATCTTGCTTCTGCTGTATTTGGAGTTTCATTTTTTATAATAACAACAAAATCACTAGTTGAGTTTTGTGAATTAACAGATGAAATTGCTAAAAAATTAAGTAGGAAAAGGCAAAGTATCAAGTGATGTAATGAGGAAGACATGGTTATTTTTCTTCCTTCTTATATTtggtttagtttttttttttaatgtgaCCAAATTTATAGTGATTTATGTGAGATATATGAATATTGGATCAACTACTTCATTAAATGTAATAATGATAATATTTATCTTTTTATTGATACTGTTTGACACGGTCTTACCAACAAGTCTTACCAACTTGGAGATTTTCTATGACTAGCTTCAATTTAAGTAAAGGATTTTTAATAAATTTTGTCGTTTTCTTTCTGTTAAAATAATGCAGAAGGAAGAAGAAATCAAAATTTTTATAAGTAAAATCCGAGTGATAGATCATGTATTTATATTCGAAAGGTTGGGTGATACCGAAGAGTTGCAACTCTTTCTTATAAAGGCTGTAACTTAAAGTGGTTGTTTTATAAAAAGGCTAATCATGCAAACCGTCAATTTCAAattttaacaagaaaatcaaaacgGAGGAAAGTCAAATTACTGTTACGGAAACGGTTAATTTGGAttacaaaatattaatttaattttaaatatattttcaaATACAGATTACTAATAATTTTTATACTATCAGTAAATTTTAACATATATTAGCAGATAATTTACTTAATTTTCATGTTTTAATCTATTTATTATGGGCCATTATTTGTAGTAATATTTAAGTGACCTGATATTGTAAAAATTCTTTCATATTGTCAATGTATAGAAGTTTAATTTGAATATAAGAAAAAGTTCAACTAACTATTAGTGTTGGCTTATTAATTTACGCACTTTATTCGGAAACTAGAAATTATATTATGCTAAAGGAGGGGAAACTTTGTCGAATTTAATTAACATTTTGTTGTTCGGTTTAATAAAGCAAAAACACAAAAGGAGATTCGTAGTGGCATAAAGACAAATCTAAGAGTTATTCTTCAGCTAACAGCCAAAAAAATAAGCAATTAATTTATAAAGAGTGAAGAGTGAATTTTGGCCGTGTAGAATTATAAATGGATGGGAAAAGATGAGAAGAGGGTTAACTATTATTTTTACTAATATAAGTTTTATACATCGATAGTCGTAAAAAAATTTATATTATCAATAAATTTTAATCCTATATATGATAGCGCGTTAACTAATTATATTATGAAACTTATCATAAAATTTTACCTATAATTTTAAGAAATGTCATTTGTGAAATATGTCACTCAAATTGAAACGGATATATGGAGTAGGATTTATTATGgaatatttatttttgtttagtcaaacaaatacatacatatagaGGTGGAGCCAAAATTTAAAGTTTATGGGGTCTAAATTTTTTTTTACAGAACTCATAGCTCGTGTTAGTTAATAGAttcataattaaatatttatatatatttaataattttttttaatataaatataatgtTTAAGCAAAAAAAAACTGAGTTCGACCGAACCCACACCCAATAGGCTAGCTCTCCCCATAGTTGATTATATGTATTAGTCTAGTGTCAAATCTATTGTTTTCTATCGAGCTTAAGTTTACTGATTGTGTGAAAATTTGTTTATATTATCAGGTCAAAGTGACTCACAATAACAAATTGAATAGCAAGTTTGATAAGGTAATGTGAAAAAATAGAGTAATTATAACCTATTTTAAGcagttaattaaattactttGATAATGTAAATTTTCTTTTAAAGTTGTCCGCATATATAACTTAAATTGTTTTCTTAGTTTTTTGGGACTTTTGTGATGTTAGGGTAATTTGATCTTTCCCTCCTATTTCCTTGAAGTAAATAAATAACCAAACACATGAGTCATTTCGAAGAACTAATAGAAAGAATCAAATTAAATTTATATCTTTATCTTAAAAAAAAAGGTAGTATAAGTCTTAAGATTCTTGCCCAACCAATAAGGGTTGTGGTAGATTGGAAAGTACTCCTTCATCTTTAATTAGAGGTTTAGGGTCCGAGCTTAGAGGCGGACCTACACTATAAGTTGAGGGGTCACGGATACCTGGAAACTTCGGCAAAAACTCCATATATACTTACAAATGTCTTAAAAAAATAGTAAGATATTAGCATAGGCCCCGTACCAATTGAATGTCATAGTATTCCCGCGACCGCCAAATTTTGGGTTCGCCTCAGTATATGCAGTGGCGTACGCAGAATTTTTCATAAGTAGTGTCACTATTTCTAGTAAAAGGGCTTTGTTGCAAGTGGTGTTACTTTTAATAGTTTTATCTTGTATTTCTGTTTTactaattatttttatatatataaatagtaAAAATTTCGACGAAGCGATCTCCTGTGACACCGCTTGCCACCATGTAAATCCGCCCCTGTGCATATGCACAATTCAATTGAGCAAGACTTTTAAGTTTGTTTTGTTTCTCTAGTTAGGAAGGTTAGTATTCGggcaacaactttttttttttttggtttcttaAGTTGTTCGATACTTACATTGAAATCTGATTAAATTCGAATACTCG
Proteins encoded in this window:
- the LOC104244498 gene encoding protein BOBBER 2-like, translated to MKSIEKEQEKSSSSAPKEEENSSSRPKEGENKKLKPNKSNGLDMKNYSWGQSLQEVTINVPVPPGTKSRFLVVEIKNNSLKVGLKGQPLIIDGEYFKSVKADECYWSLEDQQEISILLTKQNKSDWWKSLFKGGPEIDTQKVEPEPSKLSDLDTETRAAVEKMMFDQRQKQMGLPTSEEITNQDMLKKFMEQNPDMAKNFANAKMMGMG
- the LOC138890369 gene encoding uncharacterized protein, which produces MTNDYLGFVLALLIDNQPDAFVKAHVGAIKVAPRKLNVFKIKQRHSEMLREFVSQLQMERMELPTVFDDWAMHAFMQVLNERSSIAYRQLKQNLIEYPAVTWSDVHNRYRSKIRVENDQLGAPSGSVYLNRFAVKPSRDTDQEPRFNKERYQPYADRKNSGPSRNIPRSDRRNDRGQSSRGLMRKRGFEKHSDPTEAPRLSEYNFSVDASGIVSGIGRIKDTKRPRPIQTDPSQRNPNLMCKYHGTHGYRTEDSRQLREEVARLFNEGHLREFLSDRAKNHFRERDTRKTEQEKPQHVIHMNIGGVDVPQRPIFKRTKLSITREKWIRGYVPEDILSFCDEEAEGISQPNNDALVISILLNKIQVKHVLVDLGSSTNIIRSRVVE